The following proteins are co-located in the Flectobacillus major DSM 103 genome:
- a CDS encoding PEP/pyruvate-binding domain-containing protein produces MKKLLVLQLVLFFFCTKPLLSQNIESYQFMAFGALPTWSAVAVDWQTKPKLYVYDPKETRGHAEFVNKKLGRLITFKQFKELASTSAQRQYLPFFIYDLKDKPLMVQGKSYTYAVRLEDYEFDDTPKAMANEVEKLMKLMPTLAKRFGNDGLVVINLRPNDALNINAIGSFLKAKKLEMVSTTTLIKHIGGTKFKILHEVPAVGKLVLVKSEADANQLTAHDIAIFQFMPKRIPTLAGIITLEAQTPLSHINLLAINRNTFNMYLTDWSVLPELKNNLNKLVEINPKFQKLTIKPVTQEYATKFWTKNKPPQLTIPTPKATFESVVPLSKTFKQYQQVELIGAKANNYALLYELLGDKMVHPAYAIGFKPYLDLLEQGANKEINFFLSKRKTLSTAERQQALARIRAVIEKSIPSATTIASLRNILNTHFTNGRVKLRSSTNCEDLPQFNGAGLYESKGFNTKDNDALLAKKITKVYASLWNDVAFEEREYFGIDHKKVAMAILISPAFIDEFANGVILATTTPKSANLSILVNAQVGENEVTNPKKGDIPEAFAVGKTTIEKVLTPSNLGKVFIGNTATQALLKLLRESTEKIHKALSQRQINQGDNQKYSTDIEFKLVKDTNNQYGLYFKQARLLRSNILPE; encoded by the coding sequence ATGAAAAAACTATTAGTATTACAACTTGTTCTATTCTTTTTTTGTACAAAACCTCTATTGTCACAAAATATCGAATCTTATCAATTTATGGCTTTTGGGGCTTTGCCTACGTGGTCGGCTGTGGCAGTAGACTGGCAAACCAAGCCCAAACTGTACGTTTACGACCCCAAAGAAACCCGAGGCCATGCCGAGTTTGTCAACAAAAAACTTGGTCGCCTCATTACCTTCAAGCAGTTTAAGGAACTCGCTAGCACCTCGGCCCAAAGACAGTACCTGCCATTTTTTATTTATGATTTAAAGGACAAGCCCCTGATGGTTCAAGGCAAATCCTATACGTACGCAGTTCGTTTGGAAGACTACGAGTTTGACGATACCCCAAAAGCAATGGCCAATGAAGTAGAAAAACTTATGAAACTAATGCCAACACTTGCCAAACGATTCGGTAACGATGGGCTTGTTGTTATCAACTTACGCCCCAACGATGCTCTCAATATCAATGCCATTGGCTCTTTCCTAAAAGCAAAAAAGCTCGAAATGGTTAGTACTACCACACTAATCAAGCATATTGGCGGTACAAAATTCAAGATTCTGCATGAAGTTCCAGCCGTTGGTAAGCTAGTTTTGGTAAAAAGTGAAGCCGATGCTAACCAACTTACCGCACACGATATTGCAATTTTTCAATTCATGCCTAAGCGAATCCCTACTTTGGCAGGCATTATTACGCTCGAAGCCCAAACACCACTTTCGCATATCAATCTGTTGGCAATCAATCGTAATACCTTTAATATGTATTTGACCGATTGGAGTGTTTTGCCCGAACTAAAAAACAACTTGAACAAACTTGTTGAAATCAATCCAAAATTCCAGAAACTTACTATAAAGCCCGTTACACAAGAATATGCAACTAAGTTTTGGACAAAAAATAAACCTCCTCAACTCACTATACCAACCCCCAAGGCTACATTCGAGTCGGTAGTACCACTCAGTAAAACTTTCAAACAATATCAGCAAGTAGAGCTTATTGGGGCAAAAGCCAATAACTATGCTTTACTATATGAGTTGCTGGGCGACAAAATGGTACATCCAGCCTATGCTATTGGTTTTAAACCCTATCTGGATTTACTGGAACAAGGAGCAAATAAAGAAATTAATTTTTTCCTTAGTAAAAGAAAAACGCTCAGCACAGCCGAACGCCAACAGGCTTTAGCCAGAATTAGAGCTGTTATCGAAAAAAGTATTCCTAGTGCTACTACGATAGCCTCTTTACGCAATATCCTAAATACGCATTTTACAAATGGTCGTGTCAAGCTACGAAGCTCGACCAACTGCGAAGATTTGCCTCAGTTTAATGGTGCGGGTTTATACGAATCAAAAGGGTTTAATACCAAAGATAACGATGCCTTATTGGCCAAAAAAATCACGAAAGTGTACGCCTCGCTGTGGAACGATGTAGCTTTTGAAGAGAGAGAATACTTTGGTATCGACCACAAAAAAGTAGCAATGGCAATACTTATTAGCCCAGCGTTTATCGATGAATTTGCCAATGGCGTTATATTAGCAACAACTACGCCTAAAAGTGCCAATTTGTCGATATTAGTTAATGCACAAGTTGGTGAAAATGAAGTAACAAACCCTAAAAAGGGAGATATTCCAGAAGCGTTTGCGGTAGGAAAAACAACAATAGAAAAAGTACTAACGCCGTCGAATTTAGGTAAGGTATTTATTGGTAATACCGCTACACAAGCTTTGTTGAAATTATTGAGAGAAAGTACCGAAAAAATCCATAAGGCGTTGTCTCAACGCCAAATTAATCAAGGGGATAACCAAAAGTATAGTACCGATATTGAATTTAAGCTAGTCAAAGATACCAATAATCAGTATGGACTTTATTTCAAACAAGCCCGACTGTTAAGAAGCAATATTTTACCTGAATAA
- the aspS gene encoding aspartate--tRNA ligase: MLRTHNNGELRIANVSEVVTLCGWVQRTRDKGGMIWIDLRDRYGITQLMLEEGKTSKEALDTARSLGREFVVSVTGTVVERLSKNDKIATGDIEVKVAELTVLNPAKLPPFLIEDETDGGDDIRMKYRYLDLRRNPVRQNLILRHKMAQEVRSYLDGQGFIEVETPVLIKSTPEGARDFVVPSRMNPGEFYALPQSPQTFKQLLMVSGFDRYFQIVKCFRDEDLRADRQPEFTQIDCEMSFIEQEDILQMFEGLVRQLFKNLKGIELNEVPRMTYADAMKYYGSDKPDIRFGMKFYELKSESVDLTSGKNFPVFDASSVVVGINAKGCAEYTRKQVDELTDFVKRPQIGSKGLIYVRYNADGSIKSSVDKFYTEEDLKQWVATAGAEPGDLLLILCGDGDKPRKQLNELRLEIGNRLGLRNPEVYSVHWVVDFPLLEYGEEDNRWFAMHHPFTAPKPEDIPFLEAGDYGKIRANAYDMVINGVEVGGGSIRIFQKDLQAKMFEVLGFSDEEAKHQFGFLMDAFEYGAPPHGGLAFGFDRLCSLFGGSDSIRDFIAFPKNNSGRDVMIDSPSTIDQKQMDELKIKTVL, encoded by the coding sequence ATGCTAAGAACACACAATAATGGCGAACTGCGTATCGCTAACGTAAGTGAAGTCGTTACACTTTGTGGATGGGTACAACGTACTCGTGACAAGGGTGGAATGATTTGGATTGACCTCCGTGACCGCTATGGTATCACACAATTGATGCTAGAAGAAGGAAAAACTTCAAAAGAAGCACTTGATACTGCTCGTTCATTAGGGCGTGAGTTTGTGGTTTCTGTAACAGGAACTGTAGTGGAACGTCTTTCTAAAAATGATAAAATCGCAACTGGAGATATTGAAGTAAAAGTAGCAGAGCTAACAGTGCTTAACCCTGCCAAATTACCTCCATTTTTGATTGAAGACGAAACCGATGGTGGCGATGATATTCGGATGAAATACCGCTACCTTGATTTGCGTCGTAACCCTGTTCGTCAGAACTTGATTTTGCGTCATAAAATGGCTCAAGAAGTACGTTCTTACTTGGACGGACAAGGGTTTATCGAAGTAGAAACCCCTGTTTTGATTAAATCTACGCCTGAAGGGGCTCGTGACTTTGTTGTGCCTTCTCGTATGAACCCTGGCGAGTTTTATGCTTTGCCTCAGTCTCCTCAAACATTCAAGCAGTTGTTGATGGTATCGGGCTTTGACCGTTATTTCCAGATTGTAAAATGTTTCCGTGATGAAGATTTGCGTGCCGACCGTCAGCCTGAGTTTACTCAAATTGACTGCGAAATGTCGTTTATCGAACAGGAAGATATTTTGCAAATGTTTGAAGGCTTGGTTCGTCAGTTGTTCAAAAACTTGAAAGGCATTGAACTCAACGAAGTACCTCGTATGACTTATGCCGATGCTATGAAATATTATGGTTCTGACAAACCAGATATTCGCTTTGGAATGAAGTTTTATGAACTAAAAAGCGAGTCTGTAGATTTAACTTCTGGCAAAAATTTCCCTGTATTTGATGCATCGTCGGTTGTTGTAGGTATCAATGCCAAAGGTTGTGCAGAATATACCCGCAAGCAGGTTGATGAATTAACCGATTTTGTAAAACGCCCTCAAATTGGATCTAAAGGCTTGATTTATGTACGTTACAATGCCGATGGCAGTATCAAATCTTCTGTAGATAAATTCTATACAGAGGAGGATTTGAAACAATGGGTAGCTACCGCAGGAGCAGAACCTGGCGACTTGTTGTTGATTCTTTGTGGCGATGGCGACAAACCAAGAAAACAACTTAACGAACTACGTTTAGAAATCGGTAACCGTTTGGGCTTACGTAACCCAGAGGTGTATTCGGTACACTGGGTAGTTGACTTCCCGTTGTTGGAATATGGCGAAGAAGATAACCGCTGGTTTGCGATGCACCACCCATTTACAGCTCCAAAACCAGAAGATATTCCATTCCTAGAAGCTGGCGATTACGGCAAAATCCGTGCAAATGCTTATGATATGGTAATCAATGGTGTAGAAGTAGGGGGGGGGTCTATTCGTATTTTCCAAAAAGATTTACAAGCCAAAATGTTTGAGGTGTTGGGCTTCTCAGACGAAGAGGCAAAACATCAGTTTGGTTTCTTGATGGATGCCTTTGAATATGGAGCTCCACCACATGGCGGTTTGGCATTTGGCTTTGACCGTTTGTGCTCGTTGTTTGGAGGTTCAGATTCTATCCGTGACTTTATCGCTTTCCCTAAAAATAATTCAGGAAGAGATGTAATGATAGATTCGCCATCAACAATCGACCAGAAACAAATGGATGAATTGAAAATAAAAACGGTATTATAA
- the crtD gene encoding 1-hydroxycarotenoid 3,4-desaturase CrtD: MKKVGIIGAGIAGIASAIRLANKGYSVEVFEANEYAGGKLSNFEQKGFRFDAGPSLFTLPHLVEELFTLSGKNPTDFFDYERLDVICHYFWEDGTRLKALAQPQDFAQEIERVIGVPAHKVTRFLADSAFKYDVLDGLFLQDSLHKLSTWTSAKALRGYLNLPKLGIFGTMNDANQKQFQHPKLVQLFNRYATYNGSDPYQTPATLNIIPHLEYNIGAFFPRKGMVDITNSLVQLAESLGVVFHYQTPVLEIITSNHQVSGIRTAHSTLDFDIVVSNMDITPTYRKLLPKAQHPDRLLDQPKSSSGVIFYWGINQQFPELDLHNIFFSDNYQEEFKWMFDKNDIYHDPTVYINITSKNKPNDAPSGCENWFVLVNAPANNGQDWDNIIDKLRENILQKISRILSCDIKKHLVCEAILDPRSIESKTSSAQGALYGNSSNNKYAAFLRHANFSSKIKNLYFVGGSVHPGGGIPLALSSAKIMAKEL, encoded by the coding sequence ATGAAAAAAGTAGGCATCATTGGAGCAGGCATTGCGGGTATTGCATCGGCTATTCGTTTGGCCAACAAAGGGTATAGTGTAGAAGTATTTGAAGCCAACGAATATGCAGGAGGCAAATTAAGTAATTTTGAACAAAAGGGATTCCGTTTTGATGCTGGGCCATCGTTATTCACATTACCTCATTTGGTAGAAGAATTATTTACGTTGTCGGGAAAAAACCCTACCGATTTTTTTGATTATGAACGCCTCGATGTTATCTGCCATTATTTTTGGGAAGACGGCACTAGGCTCAAAGCTTTGGCACAACCCCAAGACTTTGCCCAAGAAATAGAACGTGTTATTGGTGTTCCAGCCCACAAGGTAACTCGTTTCTTGGCAGATAGTGCCTTCAAATACGACGTGCTAGATGGGCTTTTTCTACAAGACTCATTACATAAGCTTTCAACTTGGACTTCGGCAAAAGCCTTGCGTGGTTATCTTAACCTACCCAAATTAGGGATTTTTGGCACAATGAACGATGCCAACCAAAAGCAATTTCAACATCCAAAGCTTGTACAATTGTTTAACCGATATGCTACTTATAACGGCTCAGACCCTTATCAAACACCTGCTACGCTCAATATTATTCCACACCTAGAATATAATATTGGGGCATTTTTTCCTAGAAAAGGTATGGTCGATATTACCAATTCTTTGGTACAACTTGCCGAATCGCTAGGGGTTGTTTTTCATTATCAAACACCCGTTTTAGAAATCATTACCAGCAATCACCAAGTGTCGGGCATTCGGACAGCTCATTCAACCCTAGACTTTGATATAGTAGTATCTAATATGGATATTACCCCAACGTATCGAAAACTCCTGCCCAAAGCTCAGCATCCCGATAGGCTATTAGACCAGCCTAAGTCGAGTTCGGGCGTGATTTTTTACTGGGGTATCAATCAGCAATTTCCAGAACTAGATTTACACAATATCTTTTTTAGCGACAACTATCAAGAAGAGTTTAAGTGGATGTTCGACAAAAATGATATTTATCATGACCCTACCGTTTATATCAATATTACTTCTAAAAACAAGCCCAACGATGCCCCTTCTGGCTGCGAAAACTGGTTTGTACTCGTCAATGCCCCTGCTAATAATGGACAAGACTGGGATAACATCATTGATAAACTCCGTGAGAATATATTGCAGAAAATTAGCAGAATATTGAGCTGTGATATAAAAAAACACCTCGTTTGTGAAGCTATTTTAGACCCTAGGAGCATTGAAAGCAAAACTTCGTCTGCTCAGGGGGCATTGTATGGCAATTCGTCGAACAACAAGTATGCTGCTTTTTTGAGGCATGCCAACTTTTCATCAAAAATCAAAAATTTGTATTTTGTTGGTGGTAGTGTACATCCAGGAGGGGGTATCCCTTTGGCATTATCATCGGCCAAGATTATGGCCAAAGAACTTTAA
- a CDS encoding DUF4293 domain-containing protein has protein sequence MIQRFQTLLLAVVVIAMATVIGTPIWQKSSAALNQKVVLTASALEHSQATTVLSSQSNIYIAVLAGIAALVAIVSISQYKKRVLQMTLGAINSALIALVLILSFYHIFQIGIPMFEPENQGAYSTGFYAAAVGLLANMIANRFIRRDETLVRSADRMR, from the coding sequence ATGATTCAACGTTTTCAAACTTTATTATTGGCGGTAGTAGTTATCGCAATGGCCACCGTAATAGGTACACCTATCTGGCAAAAAAGTAGTGCGGCTCTTAATCAAAAAGTAGTACTAACAGCTTCGGCATTGGAGCATTCGCAAGCCACAACGGTATTGAGCAGTCAAAGTAACATTTATATAGCCGTATTGGCAGGCATTGCGGCACTCGTAGCTATAGTTTCTATTTCACAGTATAAGAAAAGAGTATTACAGATGACCTTAGGAGCTATCAACTCAGCATTGATAGCTTTGGTATTGATCTTGAGCTTTTATCATATTTTTCAAATAGGTATTCCTATGTTCGAGCCAGAAAATCAGGGAGCATATTCAACAGGTTTTTATGCAGCAGCAGTAGGTTTATTAGCCAATATGATAGCCAACCGCTTTATTCGTCGCGACGAAACGTTGGTTCGTTCTGCCGATAGAATGCGATAG
- a CDS encoding KpsF/GutQ family sugar-phosphate isomerase: MKLVKNIQSTAKKVLQEEAEAILKITEKIDSNFESCVNHLLSSQGRFVITGIGKSAIIAQKIVATLNSTGTPALFMHAADAIHGDLGMVQPNDTVMCISKSGDTPEIKVLVPLIKRTGVKLIAMVSNPNSYLGKNADYILHALAEREADTLNLAPTTSTTVALALGDALAVCLLECRGFSSTDFAKYHPGGALGKKLYLKVSDLYPNHDLPLVYDTTSVKDAILEISSKRLGATAVVAADGVLLGIITDGDVRRMLNKHDTLTGLMAKDIMTVSPKTIRADAYATEALQVMQSKNITSLVVVDEAKPLGFVHLHDLLKEGLV, from the coding sequence TTGAAATTAGTAAAAAATATTCAATCAACAGCAAAAAAAGTTTTGCAGGAAGAAGCCGAAGCTATTCTAAAAATTACTGAGAAAATAGATTCTAATTTTGAATCCTGTGTAAATCACTTACTTAGCAGTCAAGGACGCTTTGTGATTACAGGCATTGGCAAATCTGCTATTATTGCTCAGAAAATTGTGGCAACACTTAATTCAACGGGAACGCCCGCTTTGTTCATGCACGCAGCCGATGCGATTCATGGTGACTTGGGTATGGTTCAACCAAATGATACGGTAATGTGTATTTCCAAATCAGGCGACACACCCGAAATTAAGGTATTAGTCCCTTTAATTAAAAGAACTGGTGTAAAATTAATTGCAATGGTTTCAAATCCAAATTCTTATCTAGGTAAAAATGCAGATTATATTTTGCATGCCCTAGCCGAGCGTGAAGCCGATACGCTTAATTTAGCTCCTACAACCAGTACAACGGTTGCTTTGGCTTTGGGCGATGCCCTTGCCGTTTGCTTGCTCGAATGCCGAGGCTTTAGTAGTACCGATTTTGCCAAATACCACCCTGGAGGGGCTTTAGGCAAAAAATTGTACCTAAAAGTATCGGATTTGTATCCTAATCACGACCTGCCATTGGTATATGATACAACCTCTGTAAAGGATGCTATACTCGAAATTAGTTCAAAAAGATTGGGGGCTACTGCTGTAGTGGCTGCCGATGGGGTGCTTCTAGGTATTATTACCGATGGCGATGTACGAAGAATGTTGAATAAACATGATACCCTAACAGGGTTGATGGCCAAAGATATTATGACTGTTTCGCCCAAAACGATTCGTGCCGATGCTTATGCCACAGAAGCTTTGCAGGTGATGCAATCCAAAAATATTACTTCGTTGGTAGTAGTAGACGAAGCCAAACCACTCGGTTTTGTTCACTTACACGATTTGCTGAAAGAAGGATTAGTATAG
- a CDS encoding RecQ family ATP-dependent DNA helicase, protein MSVSQETTNLLKEKLKETFGYSQFRGEQEEIIKNTLAGKNTFVIMPTGAGKSLCYQLPAIATEGTAIVISPLIALMKNQVDQMNAFGINAQFLNSSLNKAEMTKVKNDVISGQVKLLYIAPESLTKEDNLAFLKQAKISFVAIDEAHCISEWGHDFRPEYRRIRSIVESLDNTLPIIALTATATPKVQLDIQKNLNMDDATLFKSSFNRKNLYYEIRAKRDDIDKQIIKYIKANHGKAGIIYCLSRKKVEEVAEVLNVNGIKALPYHAGLDGDIRMANQEAFLNEEVEVMVATIAFGMGIDKPDVRFVIHYDAPKSLEGYYQETGRAGRDGLEGTCIMFYAKEDINKLDKFNKDKTINERDTARMLLHEMVFYATLGTCRRRQLMHYFGEYVDKDCGYCDNCKKPTPKFKAEQEVVLAIQAAIMTGERFDVQHLADVLLGNKNQYITSYEHHKLDIFGKGKGFFKLQADEDEDDDDDDDDEVEYTDEEDEDGNPIPKPKAKKAPKPSKKKAQQQQEPVEQWQSLIRQITVLGFLEKDIENYGILKVSEKGHAFLKDSYPITLSKDHDYEHEHIEDEDDKESLGGSGSGSYDEALFELLKNLRKKLAKDKNLPPYVIFQDPSLEEMATTYPTTKEDMAQINGVGMGKVVKFGRPFIDLIKKYVEDNEIETATEVVVKSTVNKSKIKIHIIQQVDRKVDLDIIAEQKELAMEDLIEEIEHICYSGTKLNLDYYINQVVEPDKQEEIYDYFMTADTDNIAVALDKCGIDDITEEELRLMRIKFLSEVAN, encoded by the coding sequence ATGAGTGTTAGCCAAGAGACCACCAACTTGTTGAAGGAAAAATTAAAAGAAACCTTCGGATACAGCCAGTTCCGTGGCGAGCAAGAAGAGATTATTAAAAACACCCTAGCTGGCAAAAATACATTTGTAATTATGCCAACAGGGGCAGGCAAATCGCTATGCTACCAGTTGCCTGCTATAGCCACAGAAGGAACAGCTATCGTAATTTCGCCACTGATTGCATTAATGAAAAATCAGGTTGACCAAATGAACGCATTTGGCATTAATGCTCAATTTTTAAACTCGTCGCTCAACAAAGCTGAGATGACCAAGGTTAAAAATGATGTAATCAGTGGGCAGGTAAAATTGTTATACATTGCCCCTGAGTCGCTGACCAAGGAAGATAACCTAGCTTTTCTAAAACAAGCTAAAATCTCTTTTGTGGCCATTGACGAGGCTCACTGTATTTCTGAATGGGGGCATGATTTCCGTCCAGAGTATCGTCGTATTCGTAGCATTGTCGAAAGCCTCGACAATACGCTACCGATTATAGCCCTCACTGCCACTGCTACGCCAAAAGTGCAGCTAGATATTCAGAAAAATTTGAACATGGACGACGCTACCTTGTTCAAATCATCTTTTAATAGAAAAAACCTTTATTACGAAATCCGTGCAAAACGTGACGATATAGATAAGCAGATTATCAAGTATATCAAAGCCAACCACGGAAAAGCAGGTATTATTTATTGCCTAAGCCGCAAAAAGGTAGAAGAAGTTGCCGAGGTGCTTAATGTTAATGGTATCAAAGCCCTTCCGTATCATGCAGGTCTTGATGGCGATATTCGTATGGCTAATCAAGAAGCTTTCTTGAACGAAGAGGTGGAGGTAATGGTAGCCACTATTGCCTTTGGTATGGGTATCGACAAGCCTGATGTACGTTTTGTGATTCACTACGATGCACCGAAGTCGCTTGAAGGGTATTACCAAGAAACAGGTAGAGCCGGACGAGACGGCCTAGAGGGTACTTGTATTATGTTTTATGCCAAAGAAGATATCAATAAACTTGATAAATTCAACAAAGATAAAACTATCAACGAGCGCGATACCGCCCGAATGCTGCTCCACGAAATGGTATTCTATGCCACCTTGGGAACTTGCCGCCGTCGCCAATTAATGCACTATTTTGGCGAGTATGTTGACAAAGATTGTGGCTATTGCGATAATTGTAAAAAACCAACACCAAAATTCAAAGCCGAACAAGAGGTAGTCTTGGCTATCCAAGCAGCTATCATGACTGGCGAACGCTTTGATGTTCAGCACTTGGCCGATGTATTGTTGGGCAACAAAAATCAATATATCACTAGCTATGAACACCATAAACTTGATATTTTTGGCAAAGGGAAAGGTTTCTTCAAACTCCAAGCCGATGAAGATGAGGACGACGATGATGACGACGATGACGAAGTAGAATATACCGACGAAGAAGATGAGGATGGCAATCCGATTCCAAAACCGAAAGCTAAAAAAGCACCAAAACCTTCTAAAAAGAAAGCTCAACAACAACAAGAACCTGTAGAACAATGGCAATCTTTGATTCGTCAGATTACGGTGCTTGGCTTCTTGGAAAAAGATATCGAAAACTATGGTATTTTGAAAGTCTCGGAAAAAGGACACGCTTTCTTGAAAGATTCGTACCCTATTACGTTGTCGAAAGACCACGATTACGAACACGAACATATCGAAGACGAAGACGATAAAGAATCGCTTGGAGGTAGTGGTAGTGGCTCGTACGACGAAGCTTTGTTTGAATTACTCAAAAACCTTCGTAAAAAATTAGCAAAAGATAAAAACCTGCCTCCTTATGTAATCTTCCAAGACCCGTCATTAGAAGAAATGGCCACGACGTATCCAACTACCAAGGAAGATATGGCTCAAATCAATGGCGTAGGAATGGGCAAAGTAGTAAAATTTGGTCGCCCTTTTATCGACTTAATTAAAAAGTATGTAGAAGACAACGAAATTGAAACTGCTACCGAGGTTGTTGTAAAATCGACTGTCAATAAATCAAAAATCAAAATTCATATTATCCAGCAGGTAGATAGAAAAGTAGATTTGGATATTATTGCTGAACAAAAAGAACTAGCCATGGAAGATTTGATTGAAGAAATCGAACACATTTGCTATTCTGGAACCAAATTGAATCTTGATTACTATATTAATCAGGTAGTTGAGCCCGACAAACAAGAAGAAATTTACGATTATTTCATGACTGCCGATACCGATAACATAGCGGTAGCCTTAGATAAATGTGGTATTGATGACATTACAGAAGAAGAATTACGCTTGATGAGAATCAAATTCTTGAGCGAAGTAGCTAATTAA
- the purD gene encoding phosphoribosylamine--glycine ligase: MNILILGSGGREHAFAWKIAQSPLCGKLFVAPGNAGTASIATNIAVGYNDFEKIAEVVLENNISLVIVGPEEPLVKGVRDYFAARTDLQHILMVGPDSKGAMLEGSKDFSKNFMVKYGVPTAKSQTFTKDTIQEGLDYLTHQKLPIVLKADGLAAGKGVIIAQTLEEAQESLTEMLVDAKFGDASSKVVIEEFLTGIELSVFVLTDGESYKILPEAKDYKRIGEGDTGLNTGGMGAVSPVPFATEKFMQSVEETVVKPTLTGLQAEGIKYNGFIFIGLMNHEGEPYVIEYNARMGDPETEVVLPRIESDLLALMIATAKGELSQAELVVSKQHAVTTVVVAGGYPGDYKKGDVIVGYENIEDAMLFHAGTTLDGNLVVTNGGRVLALTGMSNTLERAIQKSQKAANSVLFDGKYYRKDIGLDVLRYS, encoded by the coding sequence ATGAACATACTTATTTTAGGCTCTGGCGGACGTGAACATGCTTTTGCATGGAAAATTGCCCAAAGCCCTCTTTGCGGAAAATTGTTTGTAGCCCCAGGTAATGCTGGAACGGCTTCAATTGCTACTAATATTGCTGTTGGCTACAATGATTTTGAAAAAATCGCAGAGGTTGTTTTAGAAAATAACATTAGCCTTGTAATTGTTGGCCCTGAAGAACCACTAGTAAAAGGTGTACGTGATTATTTTGCTGCTCGTACCGACTTACAGCATATTCTGATGGTTGGCCCAGATTCAAAAGGAGCAATGCTTGAAGGCTCAAAGGACTTTTCTAAAAACTTTATGGTCAAATATGGCGTTCCTACGGCAAAGTCTCAAACTTTCACCAAAGACACTATCCAAGAAGGCTTAGATTATTTGACTCATCAAAAACTTCCTATCGTACTAAAAGCTGACGGCCTTGCCGCTGGAAAAGGAGTAATTATTGCCCAAACCTTAGAAGAAGCTCAAGAAAGCCTTACCGAAATGCTTGTTGATGCCAAATTTGGCGATGCAAGTAGCAAAGTGGTTATCGAAGAGTTTTTGACGGGTATCGAATTGTCGGTATTTGTATTAACCGATGGCGAATCTTACAAAATTTTGCCTGAAGCCAAAGACTATAAGCGTATTGGCGAAGGTGATACTGGCCTCAATACAGGCGGTATGGGTGCTGTTTCGCCAGTGCCTTTTGCCACCGAAAAATTCATGCAGTCGGTAGAAGAAACCGTTGTAAAACCAACCTTAACGGGCCTACAAGCCGAAGGTATCAAATACAATGGATTTATTTTTATTGGTTTAATGAATCATGAAGGTGAACCTTACGTTATTGAATACAACGCACGTATGGGCGACCCTGAAACAGAGGTTGTTTTACCTCGTATAGAGTCAGATTTGTTGGCTCTTATGATTGCAACAGCAAAAGGCGAGCTAAGCCAAGCTGAACTTGTAGTAAGCAAACAACATGCCGTAACTACTGTAGTGGTGGCAGGTGGATACCCTGGCGACTACAAAAAAGGCGATGTAATTGTAGGTTACGAAAATATTGAAGATGCCATGCTATTCCATGCAGGAACTACTCTTGATGGCAATTTGGTAGTAACCAATGGTGGTAGAGTGTTGGCTCTTACAGGTATGTCGAATACATTAGAAAGAGCTATCCAAAAATCTCAAAAAGCAGCTAATAGCGTGCTTTTTGATGGAAAATATTATCGAAAAGATATTGGTTTGGATGTGCTCAGATATAGTTAG